The Iamia sp. SCSIO 61187 genomic sequence AGCCGGTTCGCCCCGTGGACACCCGTGCACGACGCCTCCCCCGCGGCCCACAGGCCCGGCAGCGACGACGAGCCGTCGAGGTCGGTGACGATCCCCCCGCAGGTGTAGTGGGCCGCCGGGGCGACGGGCAGGAGGTCGCGGGTCGGGTCGAGGCCGACCTCCCGGAGGGCGGCGTGGATCGTCGGGAAGCGGGCGGCGAACTCCTCGAGGTGCCGGGCGTCGAGGAAGACGTGGTCGATCCCCTGCGAGACCATCACCTCCAGCTCGGCCCGGGACACGACGTCGCGCGGCTGGAGCTCGTCGACAAAGCGCTCGCCCCGGCCGTCCCGCAGCAGGGCGCCGTGGCCCCGGAGGGCCTCCGACAGGAGGGGGCGGGGCATGGCCTCGTGGTGCAGCGCCGTCGGGTGGAACTGCACGAACTCGACGTCGGCCACGGCCACGCCCGCCCGCAGGGCCATGGCGATGCCGTCGCCGGTCGCCTCCAGCGGGTTGGTGGTGACGGCGTAGAGCTGGCCGGCCCCGCCGGTGGTCACGAGGACGTTGGCCGCCCGCACGACGAGCTCCGAACCGTCGGCCCGGGTGGCGGTGACGCCGCGGCAGCGCCCGCCCTCGACGACGAGGTCGACGGCGAAGTGGTGCTCGTACAGGGCCGAGGTGCCCCGCTGGGCGGCGGCGACCAGCGCCCGCTCGACCTCCCACCCGGTGGCGGCGCCGCCGGCGTGCACGATGCGGGCCTGGCTGTGCCCGCCCTCGCGGGCGAGGAGCAGCTTGCCGTCGGGGTCGCGGTCGAAGGCGGCGCCCAGGGCGATGAGGTCGAGCACGCGGGCCGGCCCCTCGTCGACGAGCACCCGGACCGCCTCGGTGTCGCACAGCCCGACGCCGCAGGCGAGGGTGTCGGCCAGGTGGAGGTCGGTGGAGTCGGGGTCGTCGTGCAGCACGGCGGCCACCCCGCCCTGGGCCCACCGGGTCGTCGCCTGGGGCAGCTCTCCCTTGGTCAGCACCCCGACCCGCATGTTGTGGACGTCGGCGGCGCGCACCGCGGCGGACAGCCCGGCCACCCCGCTCCCCAGCACCAGCAGGTCGAGCTCCTCGGCAGCCATGACCGCTCGGTCTACCAGTCAGTGACGGTTCGTCGATCGCCCGCGCCCCGGTCCGGTGGGCCTGGCGGCAGCCCCGAAGGTGCGTGGGGTCAGCGCCAGCCCGAGCCGGCGGCGAAGCCGCTTCGGCGGGAGGGGGCCCGGCAGCACCCCGTCACCGGGCGCGCGGTCCCGCCTGCGACTTGGCTTCGAGGTCGGGCTCCACCTCGACGTAGCGGCGGGGGGCGGGGGAAGTGAGGTCGGCCAGGCGTTGCGCCGTCGCCTCGTCGACGACGCCGTTGGCGGTGTCGACGTGGAC encodes the following:
- the nadB gene encoding L-aspartate oxidase encodes the protein MAAEELDLLVLGSGVAGLSAAVRAADVHNMRVGVLTKGELPQATTRWAQGGVAAVLHDDPDSTDLHLADTLACGVGLCDTEAVRVLVDEGPARVLDLIALGAAFDRDPDGKLLLAREGGHSQARIVHAGGAATGWEVERALVAAAQRGTSALYEHHFAVDLVVEGGRCRGVTATRADGSELVVRAANVLVTTGGAGQLYAVTTNPLEATGDGIAMALRAGVAVADVEFVQFHPTALHHEAMPRPLLSEALRGHGALLRDGRGERFVDELQPRDVVSRAELEVMVSQGIDHVFLDARHLEEFAARFPTIHAALREVGLDPTRDLLPVAPAAHYTCGGIVTDLDGSSSLPGLWAAGEASCTGVHGANRLASNSLLEGMVFGPRAVEAIERGQVGAHPTGAMRAVLGGDPEGGPVGPGTIGGVLLSRPAAVPPAPVPPTEPWADVRNRLQRALTAGAGVVRDEASLADADQVAVDAAAAVAASAAAGPLSPEAHEVANLVDVGRAVIAAAVSRTESRGAHTRRDHPATDPAQRHRLVLV